A genomic window from Actinacidiphila yeochonensis CN732 includes:
- a CDS encoding helix-turn-helix domain-containing protein: protein MLGRRVHVTGPARLKLGAELKKAYDRGASVRVLAEGCGRSYGFVHRLLTEAGTTMRTRGGANSRRSAAR, encoded by the coding sequence GTCACCGGGCCGGCCCGGCTCAAGCTCGGGGCCGAGCTGAAGAAGGCGTACGACAGGGGGGCCTCGGTCCGGGTGCTCGCCGAGGGCTGCGGGAGGTCGTACGGGTTCGTGCACCGCCTGCTCACCGAGGCCGGGACCACCATGCGCACCCGCGGCGGCGCGAACTCCCGCCGTTCTGCGGCACGCTGA